In Bacillus rossius redtenbacheri isolate Brsri chromosome 9 unlocalized genomic scaffold, Brsri_v3 Brsri_v3_scf9_2, whole genome shotgun sequence, one DNA window encodes the following:
- the LOC134543336 gene encoding uncharacterized protein LOC134543336 isoform X2, translating to MNNNNNNNTTTHHHQYGEVHYGHRGVAKYQQHAGGGTAPPPSATAAAAASAAPSPAYGAYAAVSTSPSSAYQASPHHQQYAYSQHHAQQPALSDVYGKLEQQQQHQQHQQQQQHHHQQRQQHQQQHHPQQQHQQHHHHQQQQQQQQQPSKLARQQYSSSQMYYGASGTARSLPTPVQHNTALQNGHQRLSASSSTTPTTVANTVVRSAPSSTGGRSKRESPLDLSVKTVRQSADSTAKDDAEGVYGLTSFSPTVGGGGKVITNHMRSPAQQPGVILPSPQLPSNVPYPSFERSPRQSQAGAPSAAGAPKVDFLPNFGASHHSSSQQLEVARGGSSRHHQHHLYSSQSQVLPHVGSIKKSSSTAITTTTTSIAAATTTASMMNSHHLPYYPGQQADNPNMHPPYSVANNHQYLHSYETGKKVPDSLPGYNKGRLDYMDVRGANHMQAFPSAPPLGQKRTGESARHSVAAKVPKIDSWRDAIDQQIEQRLSSYANAKAQQQQQQQQQQQQQQQQQQQHMQQQHLQQQNLHLQQQHQHQHQHQQHMHQHLQHQQQVNGVLVNTSPTSHVLDQQYTSQQQQQQQQHRQNLPHQTHQQSNHSMHHNSATSSRSPVAAGAAPSYSSPVSLQNTSPYAPPPQLQQQQLQQQQQQQQQQQHAMQHQAAPLPPPRGNALQQLLMSSSTAGGAGSNGAAAGGVADKRVLSVLRTSLEIREARISQLQNELQQRQRQKQMSQYLAARQPDARLKSSAAAAGRPIPTYTLDDSHAPLAHKLHLPRAVDSICLDAEMQHDSHKALRRPEADNHTHVISSTSTSMAANTPTTSAGSSNAGELDGLAAYLAARIRTKAELKQVGPSMDHLNITSQNQFRSSTPASSISASNSSIHSPRTTPGTPVVFSSPPPQQLAHSSSDPAESYQTPHNCSATSTSGTTLSSISTSVGSSSSPPKLVREPANASLLPRRRLFSRPDEEPGGSSQPASVVSLAPPRDPSGLRSSSETSVFDFRDSDSESEMPVLERQTLDEMRRDRKSHTKQQAHVPVAEAGDQEAACVDVKEEVTKAVDQKSLVSDPLWANMCDEFVEELKHGANRVKRWVKLKPLKTSHFVETAGSQKEENIGIKVEIKEEKIEDAHPVNQDEAMEDKLESFHVVVKQENDTEGVTLDSLETHNMLVIKNDVKKKDLPIENKTFTIKKDVITKRDGEVKKLKRDKKEKLFDKKGKNVPSVVNVLGLKEKQLEETETFSSDKKQIAFDKENASEKCNKTVSKKEKLGDKIKLALGKIGKKFYNKNKILGSKKLKINNKVEEKPNKLENSSSKGKKRKTNESEEDLPLVRRSRGRPRKKALPEKEPDKDVEDEISLAEMKARLVKTETSRDAGADGGSKSEGFDSDCDGQVHAIPRRLRRRKCQKKLNVGMKLRSKDTATPKKNPSPEKKLTPVNKKNQFGDMPDFQPGWEEAVYSYKRSLRMPPKLISIPRPSNRLCSSLPDLDAPLHSPATSTLDSFDFSPQRKGTDTSNLLGSHRTWSSVRSEMADSDVDSNSNFSSNWSLPQRSWNVAPDSEEASSSTTFSIKNKCKVSDNNYALLNRIASKLSSSNFKDKSASESKDNGKNSPCIFTRSATNTPELIMRSDSLNKKIKRINKKHLAARLDAKEVGRNCLKESNKVCDIEDSVLVGAGRKDKVSQSFNSVLRINSRLSEAEVCVSRTRGRTRAMRHKATIRAVFGADRPASAPPACQEDRLGECCEGDRPDRTRREGATKGRGGARNKGMVWNHKTVSGAKRRLLLGKQRQGHGVLKLLSPKKLLSDGTNLFSNPAGFANGEVGARAQLKPGRTITGKRIKLRTVRRKFHSGFDYIRKKKKQQKKDCDGEVVKERKKFWIPRPSSESVQDIQSEIRGWVINKGLGETLLHRAARLGYTDVAAYCLEVLDNHPSPRDNAGYTPLHNACARGHLEIARLLLMYGANVSDSAPGGLRPLHEVADNGYVELIRLLLSYGADPLLATYSGHTPLSLATEETSRFLLQCHLADVQGLPAPPWQFLGPAAVCDPKEYGYDPVAEPPGPASPVPDDADELEVETCEAAMPVLYRLRSEPAADRWVLLQDLTSVLRCKSRDAVLRQLGTDPSVPPRAVFRELRMQDFLDQARCCNLLGAGERINIRASKVALVRYTDRVRQLLGIEKATVCLR from the exons atgaacaacaacaacaacaacaacaccaccacacaccaccacCAGTACGGCGAGGTGCACTACGGCCACCGCGGCGTCGCCAAGTACCAGCAGCACGCGGGCGGCGGCACGGCGCCGCCTCCCTCggccaccgccgccgccgccgcctccgcgGCGCCCTCCCCGGCGTACGGCGCCTACGCGGCCGTGTCCACCTCGCCGTCGTCCGCCTACCAGGCGTCGCCGCACCACCAGCAGTACGCCTACAGCCAGCACCACGCGCAGCAGCCCGCGCTCTCGGACGTCTACGGCAAGTTGGAGCAGCaacaacaacaccaacaacaccaacaacaacaacagcatCATCATCAGCAGCGGCAGCAACATCAGCAACAACATCATCCGCAGCAGCAGCATCAgcagcatcatcatcatcaacagcaacagcagcagcagcagcagccgtcCAAGCTGGCGAGACAACAGTATTCCAGCAGTCAG ATGTATTATGGAGCGTCGGGGACCGCTCGATCCCTGCCTACGCCTGTGCAGCATAACACCGCTCTGCAGAATGGCCACCAAAGGCTGTCTGCTTCGTCCTCCACCACACCCACGACGGTCGCGAACACAGTGGTCAGGAGTGCGCCGTCATCCACTGGAGGCAGGAGCAAGCGAGAGTCCCCTTTGGACCTGTCCGTGAAGACTGTCCGCCAGTCGGCCGACTCGACCGCCAAGGACGATGCCGAGGGCGTGTACGGCCTGACCAGCTTCTCGCCGACCGTGGGCGGCGGCGGCAAGGTGATCACCAATCACATGCGGAGCCCCGCACAGCAACCGGGGGTGATCCTTCCATCCCCGCAGCTTCCTTCCAATGTTCCTTACCCCTCGTTCGAGCGCAGCCCGCGGCAGTCCCAGGCTGGCGCTCCTTCCGCCGCCGGGGCGCCGAAAGTGGACTTCCTGCCCAACTTCGGCGCCTCGCACCACAGTTCCTCGCAGCAGCTCGAGGTGGCGCGGGGCGGCAGTTCCAGGCACCACCAGCACCACCTCTACTCGTCGCAGTCGCAGGTGCTTCCCCACGTCGGCAGCATCAAGAAGAGTTCTTCCACCGCCATCACCACCACAACCACGTCCATCGCTGCCGCCACCACCACAGCCTCCATGATGAACTCCCATCACTTGCCGTACTACCCGGGCCAACAGGCGGACAACCCCAACATGCATCCACCGTACTCTGTGGCGAACAACCACCAGTACCTCCATTCGTACGAGACCGGCAAGAAGGTTCCGGATTCGCTGCCCGGCTACAACAAAGGGAGATTGGATTACATGGATGTGCGCGGCGCCAATCACATGCAGGCATTCCCATCTGCACCGCCTCTTGGGCAGAAGAGGACCGGCGAGTCCGCCAGACATTCTGTGGCGGCGAAAGTTCCTAAGATAGATTCTTGGAGGGATGCAATAGATCAGCAAATAGAACAAAGACTGTCATCTTACGCAAATGCTAAAgcgcagcagcagcaacagcagcaacagcagcaacagcagcaacagcagcagcagcagcagcatatgCAGCAACAACATTTACAGCAACAGAATTTGCATTTGCAGCAACAGCATCAGCATCAGCATCAGCATCAGCAACATATGCACCAGCACTTGCAGCATCAGCAGCAGGTGAACGGTGTTCTGGTCAACACCAGCCCGACCAGTCACGTTCTGGATCAGCAGTATACgtcgcagcagcagcagcagcagcagcagcatcgcCAAAACCTACCGCACCAAACCCACCAGCAGTCGAACCACTCGATGCATCACAACTCGGCGACTTCATCAAGGAGTCCCGTGGCCGCCGGCGCCGCACCCAGTTACAGTTCGCCCGTCTCCCTCCAGAACACCTCGCCGTACGCCCCTCCCCctcagctgcagcagcagcagctgcagcagcagcagcagcagcagcagcagcagcagcacgcCATGCAGCACCAGGCCGCCCCGCTCCCCCCGCCGCGGGGCAACGCGCTGCAGCAGCTGCTGATGTCGTCGTCGACGGCGGGCGGCGCCGGGAGCAACGGGGCGGCGGCCGGCGGGGTCGCGGACAAGCGTGTGCTGAGCGTGCTGCGCACCAGCCTGGAGATCCGCGAGGCGAGGATCAGCCAGCTGCAGAACGAGCTGCAGCAGAGGCAGCGGCAGAAGCAGATGTCCCAGTACCTGGCCGCCCGCCAGCCGGACGCGCGGCTCAAGTCGTCGGCGGCCGCCGCCGGCCGGCCGATCCCGACCTACACGCTCGACGACAGCCACGCGCCGCTCGCGCACAAGCTCCACCTCCCGAGGGCCGTCGACTCCATCTGCCTGGACGCGGAGATGCAGCACGACTCCCACAAGGCCCTCCGCAGGCCGGAGGCGGACAACCACACCCACGTCATCAGCAGCACCAGCACCAGCATGGCTGCCAACACCCCCACCACATCTGCCGGCAGCTCGAACGCGGGCGAACTCGATGGGCTGGCTGCGTACCTTGCTGCGAGGATAAGGACAAAAGCGGAACTGAAACAG GTGGGACCAAGCATGGACCATCTAAACATCACCTCGCAGAACCAGTTCAGGAGTTCCACACCTGCGTCCAGTATTTCGGCATCAAACAGCTCCATTCACTCCCCCCGCACGACCCCCGGGACGCCCGTGGTGTTCTCGTCTCCACCGCCACAGCAGCTCGCCCACTCCAGCAGCGATCCCGCGGAGTCGTACCAGACCCCCCACAACTGCAGCGCCACCAGCACTAGCGGCACGACGCTGTCCAGCATCAGCACCTCTGTCGGCAGCAGCAGCAGTCCGCCGAAGCTGGTTCGCGAGCCCGCCAACGCCTCTCTGCTGCCCAGGAGACGCTTGTTCAGCCGCCCCGACGAGGAGCCGGGAGGGAGCAGCCAGCCCGCCAGCGTGGTTTCCTTGGCTCCTCCGAGGGACCCGTCGGGGCTCCGCAGCTCGTCCGAGACGTCCGTGTTCGACTTCCGCGACTCTGATTCGGAAAGCGAGATGCCCGTGCTCGAGAGGCAGACGCTGGACGAGATGCGACGTGACAGGAAATCGCACACCAAACAGCAAGCTCATGTTCCTGTCGCTGAAGCGGGCGATCAAGAAGCGGCGTGTGTGGATGTTAAAGAGGAAGTCACGAAAGCTGTTGATCAAAAATCTCTGGTCAGTGACCCTCTTTGGGCGAACATGTGTGATGAGTTTGTGGAAGAACTGAAACATGGTGCAAATCGTGTGAAAAGGTGGGTGAAACTAAAGCCCTTGAAGACATCACATTTTGTTGAAACTGCTGGTTCACAGAAAGAAGAAAATATTGGTATTAAAGTGGAAATCAAAGAAGAAAAGATAGAAGATGCGCACCCAGTGAATCAGGATGAAGCAATGGAAGATAAGCTGGAATCGTTTCATGTTGTTGTAAAACAAGAAAATGATACAGAAGGAGTAACTCTGGACtctttagaaacacacaatatgTTGGTTATAAAGAATGATGTAAAGAAGAAAGACCTACCGattgaaaataaaacattcaCCATCAAAAAAGATGTAATAACCAAGAGAGATGGTGAAGTGAAGAAACTGAAAAgagataaaaaagaaaaattgtttgaCAAGAAGGGAAAAAATGTTCCTTCTGTAGTTAATGTTCTAGGACTGAAAGAAAAGCAGTTAGAAGAAACAGAGACGTTTTCATCAGACAAGAAACAAATAGCGTTTGATAAAGAGAATGCATcagaaaaatgtaataaaactgtTAGTAAAAAAGAAAAGTTGGGAGATAAAATTAAGTTAGCTCTGGGTAAAAttggaaagaaattttataataagAACAAAATTTTAGGCAGCAAgaaactgaaaataaataataaagtagaAGAAAAACCAAATAAACTAGAAAATAGTTCTTCAAAAGGtaagaaaagaaaaacaaatgaaTCTGAAGAAGATTTGCCACTTGTTAGACGTAGCAGAGGACGTCCAAGAAAAAAGGCTTTACCAGAAAAAGAACCTGATAAGGATGTAGAGGACGAGATTAGTTTGGCTGAAATGAAAGCGAGATTGGTCAAAACTGAGACAAGTAGAGATGCAGGTGCTGATGGTGGTAGCAAAAGCGAAGGATTTGATAGTGATTGCGATGGGCAAGTTCATGCGATCCCAAGGCGCTTAAGACGCAGGAAATGCCAGAAAAAGTTGAATGTTGGGATGAAATTGCGCTCCAAAGATACTGCTACACCAAAGAAAAATCCttcacctgaaaaaaaattaactccagTCAACAAAAAAAACCAGTTTGGTGATATGCCAGACTTCCAGCCTGGTTGGGAAGAAGCAGTGTATAGTTACAAACGATCCCTTCGTATGCCACCGAAGTTGATCAGTATCCCCCGTCCTTCAAACAGGTTGTGTTCGTCTCTACCCGACTTGGACGCACCACTCCATTCTCCAGCCACGTCCACTCTGGACTCGTTCGACTTCTCACCCCAGCGCAAAGGGACCGACACGTCCAATCTGCTTGGTTCCCATCGTACGTGGAGCTCCGTACGCAGTGAAATGGCAGACAGCGATGTGGATTCAAATTCCAATTTCTCTTCGAATTGGTCCTTGCCTCAAAGAAGTTGGAACGTTGCACCAGATTCTGAAGAAGCTTCTTCTTCAACAACTTTTTCCATCAAAAACAAGTGTAAAGTGAGTGATAATAATTATGCTTTATTGAACAGGATTGCGAGTAAACTTAGCTCGAGCAACTTTAAAGACAAGTCTGCTTCAGAATCAAAGGACAATGGAAAGAATAGTCCGTGCATTTTTACCCGCTCTGCCACAAACACCCCTGAGTTAATAATGCGTTCGGATTCGTTGaacaagaaaattaaaagaaTCAATAAGAAACATTTGGCCGCGAGACTGGACGCCAAAGAAGTGGGTAGGAACTGTTTGAAAGAGAGTAATAAAGTCTGTGATATTGAGGACTCTGTTTTGGTGGGCGCTGGCAGGAAAGATAAAGTGTCTCAGAGTTTTAACAGTGTGTTGAGGATAAACAGTCGCTTGTCGGAGGCTGAAGTGTGCGTGTCAAGGACGCGAGGCAGGACACGGGCGATGCGTCACAAGGCCACGATACGTGCGGTCTTCGGGGCGGATCGCCCCGCGTCTGCCCCTCCGGCGTGCCAGGAGGACAGGTTGGGGGAGTGTTGCGAGGGCGACAGGCCCGACAGGACTCGAAGGGAGGGGGCGACCAAAGGCCGTGGCGGGGCCAGGAACAAAGGGATGGTCTGGAACCACAAGACCGTGTCGGGCGCGAAGAGGCGGCTGCTTCTCGGCAAGCAAAGGCAGGGGCACGGCGTGCTGAAATTGCTCTCTCCGAAAAAGCTCTTGAGTGATGGGACTAACTTGTTCTCGAATCCCGCCGGGTTTGCGAACGGCGAGGTGGGTGCCAGGGCGCAGTTGAAACCCGGGCGGACCATCACTGGGAAGCGCATAAAACTGCGCACGGTGCGTCGGAAATTTCACTCGGGATTCGATTACATTCGCAAGAAAAAGAAACAGCAGAAAAAAGACTGTGATGGTGAAGTTGTCAAAGAAAGAAAGAAG TTTTGGATCCCGCGGCCAAGCTCGGAATCTGTGCAAGATATTCAGAGTGAGATTCGTGGTTGGGTTATAAACAAGGGCCTGGGAGAGACGTTGTTGCACAGAGCTGCGAGACTGGGCTACACG GATGTGGCTGCGTATTGCCTGGAAGTATTGGACAACCACCCGTCGCCACGAGACAACGCTGGCTACACCCCCCTCCACAACGCCTGCGCGCGAGGGCACCTCGAAATAGCCCGCCTGCTGCTCATGTACGGGGCAAACGTCAGCGACAGCGCCCCTGGCGGTCTCCG GCCGCTGCACGAGGTGGCGGACAACGGCTACGTGGAGCTGATACGCCTGCTGCTGTCGTACGGCGCCGACCCACTGCTGGCGACCTACAGTGGCCACACGCCCCTGTCGCTGGCCACGGAGGAGACGTCTCGCTTCCTGCTGCAGTGCCACCTGGCGGACGTGCAGGGCCTTCCGGCGCCCCCCTGGCAGTTCCTCGGCCCCGCGGCTGTCTGTG ATCCCAAGGAGTACGGGTACGACCCGGTGGCGGAGCCCCCCGGCCCCGCGTCCCCGGTGCCCGACGACGCGGACGAGCTGGAGGTGGAGACGTGCGAGGCCGCCATGCCCGTGCTGTACCGGCTCCGCAGCGAGCCGGCCGCCGACCGCTGGGTGCTGCTCCAGGACCTCACCTCCGTGCTGCGCTGCAAGTCGCGCGACGCCGTGCTGCGCCAGCTGGGCACGGACCCCTCGGTGCCGCCCCGCGCCGTCTTCCGCGAGCTCAGGATGCAGGACTTCCTGGATCAGGCGCGCTGCTGCAACCTGCTGGGCGCCGGCGAGCGCATCAACATCCGCGCCTCCAAGGTGGCGCTGGTCAGGTACACCGACCGGGTGCGCCAGCTGCTGGGCATCGAGAAGGCCACCGTGTGCCTCAGGTGA